GTGTCGCCGATGTGCTCGCGGGCGGCTACTTCTCCGGTGAGGAGATCGGCAACTCGCTGGTGCTGCGCGAGCCGATCGGTGTCGTCGCCGCCATCACGCCGTGGAACTTCCCGCTCCAGCAGATGGTCGCCAAGGTCGTGCCCGCGTTGGCGGCGGGTAACGCGGTGGTGCTCAAGCCGAGCGAGCTGGCGCCGATGACGGCGGACCTGTTGGCCTCGATCCTGGTCGACGCCGGTGTGCCGGAGGGTGTGTTCTCGCTGGTCCACGGCACGGGACCGGTGGTCGGCGAGGCGCTGGCGGCGCACCCGATGGTGGACATGGTGTCGTTCACGGGGTCGACGCGGGCCGGTCGGCGGGTTTCCGCGTTGGCGGCCGAGACGGTCAAGCGGGTGGCGCTGGAGTTGGGCGGCAAGTCCGCGAACGTCGTGCTGGACGACGCCGACGTGACGCGTGCGGTGAAGATCGGTGTGGCGAACGCGTTCATGAACAACGGCCAGGCGTGCAGCGCGTGGACCCGGCTGTTGGTGCCGTCGTCCCGTCACGACGAGGCGTTGGAGATCGCGGTGGCCGCCGCCTCGAAGTACGAGCCTGGTGATCCGGCCCTTCCCACGACCCGTATCGGCCCGGCGGTGTCGGCCGCCCAGCGTGATCGGGTGGTCGGTTATATCCGGAGCGGCGTCGAGGAGGGTGCTCAACTCGCGTTGGGCGGCCCGGATGCGCCGACTTCGCGCGGCTTCCACGTGGCTCCGACCGTCTTTGGCGGCGTTCGGGCGGATATGACCATCGCGCAGGAGGAAATCTTCGGCCCGGTGCTGTCCGTGATGCCGTACAACGACGAGGACGATGCCGTGCGCATCGCCAACTCCACCATCTACGGTTTGGGCGGCGCCGTCTTCTCGGCCGATCCGGATCGCGCGCTCGCCGTGGCGAAACGCCTGCGCACCGGCCAGGTGGACATCAACGGCGCCGCGTTCAACACCAGTGCCCCGTTCGGCGGCTACCGCCAGTCCGGCACCGGCCGTGAGTTCGGCCGGCACGGCCTGGACGAGTTCACCGAACTCAAGTCCATCCAACGCTGACCGCGTGAGTCCTACGTTCAGAACGCGCGAGTCGTACCTTCAGGACCACCGTGTCCTACGTTCAGGACCCCCGAGTTCAACGCTCAGAACAAACGATCTTGTACTGAGCGTTGAACTCGGGGGTCGCGAACGTAGGACTCACGGGTCCTGAACGTAGGACTCACGGGGTCTGGAGGTTCGACACGCGGGGCCTGAGTGTTCGACTCGCGTGGGTTGGTGGCTAGGCGGAGCCGACGCTGGCCTCGTCGGCCGGCCGGAGCGCGTGCGGTCGGTTGTCCCGCCGGCGGGCGTGCGCTTCAGCCGTCAGGCCGGCGAATTCGATATCGCCCAAGACCCCGGTAACCACCTGAATGCGTCTGTCAAATGAGTCGGACATGCTTACCCCCGTGATGGCAATCACCACTTGTCGGCTTCTTTTCGCGTAGTCCTGGGCCGGTCGGGATTCGCCAAGCGTGCTCCCCGCGAATCCCGACCGTGCCCCCCGGGTCACGTGGCGCCTATTGCCGCCGTAGCGGCTCAAGCAGCCGCGACCTGCGGTCCTGTGTCAGGACTGGGTCCAGCATTCCGTCATCGCACGCGCGGCGCACCCCATTAACTCCCTAATCCCAGTTCGGGGGGTGTGCCCGACACCCCTAGGGTGTGGTGTCGACCTCCTGGGAGGCGGTCCGACGAACGGGGGTGGGGGCGATGGCCACGGGTCGTGGACGGCCGACGCTGCCGGCCGCGGTCGGCGATCTTGTCGGGCGTGACGACCTGGTGCGGGAGACGGTGCAACGCGTGCTCGGCGTCGACCGGCTCGTCACGCTGGTAGGCCCCGGCGGCGTAGGCAAGACGGCGCTCGCGCTCGAAGTGGCCCGCCGTTGCCGCGACCAGCACGACGTGACGTCCACCGGCCTCAGCCGCGACGCCGACGACCAGTACGTGGCCGTCGCCTACCTCGGCCACATCACCAGGCCCGACGAACTCCACCGCGAGATCATCCGCGCCGTCGGCATCACCGACCAGTCCAGCGACGACCCGGTGGACGTCCTGGTCGAGCACCTGCGCGACCAGGACAAGCTCCTCGTCCTGGACAACTGCGAGCAGCTCTGGGAAGCGGTCGGCGACCTGTGCGCGGTGCTGCTGGACGAGGCGCCGGAGGTGCGCGTGCTGGCCACCAGCCGCCACCACCTGGGCATCGCCGGCGAACACGCCACGATGGTGCCGCCGCTGTCGGTGCGTTCCGAAGGCAGCTCCGCCCAGCCGTCGGACGCCATGCGCCTGCTGCTGCGGCGCGCGGAGGCCGCCGGCCGGGTGGTCGAGGAGGACGACGACCTGGAGGCGTTGGGCGAACTGGTCGACTGGTCCAGCGGCCTGCCGCTCGTGCTGGAGCTGATCGCGGTCCGGCTCGGCGGCGGGATGTCGCCCCGCGAGGTCCTGACGAGGCTGGACGGCGGACG
This is a stretch of genomic DNA from Saccharothrix ecbatanensis. It encodes these proteins:
- a CDS encoding aldehyde dehydrogenase family protein; its protein translation is MIEVVNPTTEEVVGTVRAGTASDVDAAVTRAVAAFPEWAATSLDERSALVRRVADAMVARTDELAATMTAEMGTPITFASRVQVPNPVGIARGVADVLAGGYFSGEEIGNSLVLREPIGVVAAITPWNFPLQQMVAKVVPALAAGNAVVLKPSELAPMTADLLASILVDAGVPEGVFSLVHGTGPVVGEALAAHPMVDMVSFTGSTRAGRRVSALAAETVKRVALELGGKSANVVLDDADVTRAVKIGVANAFMNNGQACSAWTRLLVPSSRHDEALEIAVAAASKYEPGDPALPTTRIGPAVSAAQRDRVVGYIRSGVEEGAQLALGGPDAPTSRGFHVAPTVFGGVRADMTIAQEEIFGPVLSVMPYNDEDDAVRIANSTIYGLGGAVFSADPDRALAVAKRLRTGQVDINGAAFNTSAPFGGYRQSGTGREFGRHGLDEFTELKSIQR